Proteins encoded by one window of Streptomyces sp. LX-29:
- a CDS encoding SDR family oxidoreductase: MSDLTGKVALVTGGSKGIGKAIAQALAARGAHLVINYFHSHDQAKRTRDELVADGATVDLARASVARQEQVDRMFAELEERHGRLDILVNSAANGALLPLREVTDEDIAKAVDTNYKGGLRVARAAAPLMARHGGGSIVTVSALGGSQFVMANYSACGPAKAAAEAATRYLAVEFAPLGIRVNTASAAMLTSEVADRFPRAREMQEVIARATPFGRLGTPEEFADVVAFLASDESRWITGQVVLADGGLSLGAALLSPPPAPSAPAEPTVTAEPRTATAAVPAAGTAVDAAVPVGERADEKRAALVVAAPGEGAPPAADTVVGPAAEAAAPPRPAVVREREPDRAAATPVEDDAIAVEDDAIAVVGMGLTVAGANSPEEFWKLRTTGDELFTPVPADRWRHANFHSADTADEDKAYAENCVFITDFQAAPGSVDSMADGAEEHEFTTMWLRHSLVQALEGVAHRETDRASFVVGYTPDGSQHLEEAGVLDSVVRMTHDIVGGLPLAEGEREALRGDVDAALKRRYWRAAQGGERFLPHRVGELAMQGLLPADTELHMVDTACSSSLYAIDIAAKGLLMGKQDIAVCGGAFALAPRGTVLFSKLQGLSKRGRVHALDEDADGVIFADGAALVVLKRLSRAEADGDRVLGVLRAFGSSSDGKGKAIYAPNAAGQSLAVQRALEAGDVDGGDVRWVNAHATGTPAGDLAEFTTLREYYGTSGPASVTSNKSLIGHTGWAAGVVSLIENLLGLEEHTIPGQFRFSAPREDFRLAETGLEITPEHREWSGPAGEPRLSAVSGFGFGGTNAHLIVSESRPAARSAAAPARAAAAPAAKVPDTGNRVAVVGWSAHLPGLDSRDDVLRWLDGGARPLDSFGRDYPAPPFNKVRLPPKTIRALDRCQLMILECAHQLRDQMPDFWAEQALTTGVFVGHMGPTRAAMLYANRCYLDDIEEALADVASDAVPRLLDGLRAQVREMIPASNEDSFPGQMPNIISARVANYFDLHGPNMTMDSGFASALSSITSASRYLRTGELDFALAGGINGNSLPEYRTLIGDLLPPEAAELAEGAFLFALTTEERARSAGLKVLAYVDEALDQDAGEDETLLCGAPAPATARYLGAAGGLAVLKALHGRPGTVAVSTDESESAAGARLRLTIPGEEGDADGPAAERAPLPSTFATDGELAPGTPLRVHRQVPVLTELPAREVRPRTPFLPSGALVLTDAPESLARVAPADAPLTVLSTVPLDAPRPGWHHLPEATPEAVREVLAAAGPGVTALRVFGDLGRSAPPEQALTTPVPRLTALHDAAYLVLQQAYDDLGDPAASFVVLLLGAASGGVPHPYTGLFSGLLKTARLERPEALGYALFTSATDPAAAVARAEQESAADRAFPVVFDLDGVRKGYVLRDEPNALAAGATAVLDRESVVVVAGGARGITAEVVKAVAEHFRPRIYVLGSNALDSHPADTFTGTDEEFAARRSGFIKAELARRDGRSVADINRAFDRLVNARWARRNLTEMEAHSGPGRVTYLACDMRDRDAVDRAMGRVLDEQGRIDLLVNAAGLQRSGLIKDKSFAEFTAIRDLKVDSYLNLKHALRGRPPRLWCNFGSLLGYFGQLGEADYAAANDFLASAATHASATTATEEFTIGWTLWEGVGMGADELTKAYYERAGSYSNMSIAEGIQHFVQELHAPHRRPSVVHLGEAERATVERFYPGYLAGPAAADQGFYLRRPVERSATAVVYECPFDLETDAYLGHHTVRGEATLPGTFVTEIAAEAARALVPDKKVIGFEDLRFEHFLRVYQDVPTGPKRIRAELAETVGDTTVVQVRITEDVVAPSGVVLKKDRVHFLARVLLADALPAAPRWEPWEAGAETPVPDPYHQSGAPVMLTGPFVSTTDTRIHPRGKRARYAPDIPAGDPVWSRFTVPGILLDGLARVGVLDLVDGRLVPVAAPLSIRRIDLYEETSDRALATGGDVIDLYVTPPGFDLAADRVSNRFVAARPDGRMLLQMKDLQATLIGYIDAETGEAVPADAASEARR, encoded by the coding sequence ATGAGTGACCTCACGGGGAAGGTGGCGCTCGTCACCGGTGGGTCGAAGGGGATCGGGAAGGCGATCGCCCAGGCGCTGGCCGCGCGCGGCGCCCATCTCGTCATCAACTACTTCCACTCGCACGACCAGGCGAAGCGGACCCGGGACGAGCTGGTCGCCGACGGCGCCACGGTCGACCTGGCCCGCGCCTCGGTGGCCCGCCAGGAGCAGGTCGACCGGATGTTCGCGGAGCTCGAAGAGCGCCACGGGCGACTGGACATCCTGGTGAACAGCGCCGCCAACGGCGCGCTGCTGCCCCTGCGGGAGGTCACGGACGAGGACATCGCCAAGGCCGTCGACACCAACTACAAGGGCGGACTGCGGGTCGCCCGCGCGGCGGCCCCGCTGATGGCCCGCCACGGGGGCGGCTCCATCGTCACCGTCTCCGCGCTGGGCGGCTCGCAGTTCGTCATGGCCAACTACTCGGCGTGCGGCCCCGCCAAGGCCGCCGCCGAGGCGGCGACCCGCTACCTCGCGGTGGAGTTCGCCCCGCTGGGCATCCGCGTCAACACCGCCTCCGCCGCCATGCTGACCAGCGAGGTCGCCGACAGGTTCCCCCGCGCCCGGGAGATGCAGGAGGTCATCGCCCGCGCCACGCCCTTCGGTCGGCTCGGCACCCCCGAGGAGTTCGCGGACGTCGTCGCCTTCCTCGCCTCCGACGAGTCCCGCTGGATCACCGGCCAGGTCGTCCTCGCCGACGGCGGCCTCTCCCTGGGCGCGGCCCTGCTCTCGCCCCCGCCGGCACCGAGCGCGCCGGCGGAGCCGACCGTGACGGCCGAGCCCCGGACGGCGACCGCGGCCGTCCCCGCCGCGGGGACGGCCGTCGACGCGGCGGTCCCTGTCGGGGAGCGGGCCGACGAGAAGCGCGCGGCCTTGGTCGTGGCGGCTCCGGGCGAGGGCGCGCCGCCCGCCGCGGACACGGTCGTGGGCCCCGCCGCCGAGGCCGCCGCGCCCCCGCGGCCCGCCGTCGTACGGGAGCGCGAGCCCGACCGGGCCGCGGCCACCCCCGTCGAAGATGACGCCATCGCCGTCGAGGACGACGCCATCGCCGTCGTCGGCATGGGCCTCACGGTCGCGGGCGCCAACAGCCCCGAGGAGTTCTGGAAGCTGCGCACCACGGGCGACGAGCTGTTCACGCCCGTGCCCGCGGACCGCTGGCGGCACGCCAACTTCCACTCCGCGGACACCGCGGACGAGGACAAGGCGTACGCCGAGAACTGCGTGTTCATCACCGACTTCCAGGCGGCGCCCGGCTCGGTGGACAGCATGGCGGACGGTGCCGAGGAGCACGAGTTCACCACCATGTGGCTGCGGCACAGCCTGGTGCAGGCGCTGGAGGGGGTGGCCCACCGGGAGACCGACCGCGCCTCCTTCGTCGTCGGCTACACCCCCGACGGCAGCCAGCACCTGGAGGAGGCCGGGGTGCTGGACAGCGTGGTGCGGATGACGCACGACATCGTGGGCGGGCTGCCGCTCGCGGAGGGCGAGCGCGAGGCGCTGCGCGGCGACGTCGACGCGGCGCTGAAGCGCCGCTACTGGCGGGCGGCGCAGGGCGGGGAGCGGTTCCTGCCGCACCGCGTCGGCGAGCTGGCCATGCAGGGGCTGCTGCCGGCCGACACCGAGCTGCACATGGTCGACACGGCCTGCTCCTCGTCCCTGTACGCGATCGACATCGCCGCCAAGGGCCTGCTGATGGGCAAGCAGGACATCGCGGTGTGCGGCGGCGCCTTCGCCCTGGCCCCGCGCGGGACTGTGCTCTTCTCCAAGCTCCAGGGGCTCTCCAAGCGCGGCCGGGTGCACGCGCTGGACGAGGACGCCGACGGCGTGATCTTCGCCGACGGGGCCGCGCTGGTGGTCCTCAAGCGGCTCAGTCGGGCCGAGGCCGACGGCGACCGGGTGCTGGGCGTGCTGCGCGCCTTCGGCTCCTCCTCCGACGGCAAGGGCAAGGCGATCTACGCCCCGAACGCCGCCGGCCAGTCGCTCGCCGTGCAGCGGGCGCTGGAGGCCGGCGACGTCGACGGCGGCGATGTGCGGTGGGTCAACGCGCACGCCACCGGCACCCCGGCCGGCGACCTGGCGGAGTTCACCACGCTGCGCGAGTACTACGGCACCTCCGGGCCCGCCTCCGTGACCTCCAACAAGTCGCTGATCGGGCACACCGGTTGGGCCGCCGGCGTGGTCTCGCTGATCGAGAACCTGCTGGGCCTGGAGGAGCACACCATCCCCGGCCAGTTCCGCTTCAGCGCGCCCCGGGAGGACTTCCGGCTGGCGGAGACCGGGCTGGAGATCACCCCGGAGCACCGGGAGTGGTCCGGGCCGGCCGGCGAGCCGCGGTTGTCCGCCGTCTCCGGCTTCGGCTTCGGCGGCACCAACGCCCACCTGATCGTCTCCGAGAGCCGGCCCGCCGCCCGCTCCGCCGCCGCGCCGGCCCGGGCCGCGGCCGCGCCCGCCGCCAAGGTGCCGGACACCGGCAACCGGGTGGCCGTCGTGGGCTGGTCGGCACACCTGCCCGGGCTCGACTCCCGCGACGACGTCCTCCGCTGGCTCGACGGCGGCGCGCGCCCGCTGGACAGCTTCGGCCGGGACTACCCGGCGCCGCCGTTCAACAAGGTGCGGCTCCCTCCGAAGACCATCCGGGCGCTGGACCGCTGCCAGCTGATGATCCTGGAGTGCGCGCACCAACTGCGCGACCAGATGCCCGACTTCTGGGCCGAGCAGGCCCTGACCACCGGCGTCTTCGTCGGCCACATGGGCCCCACCCGCGCGGCGATGCTCTACGCCAACCGCTGCTACCTCGACGACATCGAGGAGGCCCTGGCCGACGTGGCCTCGGACGCCGTGCCGCGGCTGCTGGACGGGCTGCGCGCCCAGGTGCGGGAGATGATCCCGGCCTCCAACGAGGACTCCTTCCCCGGCCAGATGCCGAACATCATCTCGGCCCGGGTGGCGAACTACTTCGACCTGCACGGCCCCAACATGACGATGGACTCCGGCTTCGCCTCCGCGCTGTCCTCCATCACCTCCGCCAGCCGCTATCTGCGCACCGGGGAACTGGACTTCGCGCTGGCCGGCGGCATCAACGGCAACAGCCTGCCGGAGTACCGCACGCTGATCGGCGACCTGCTGCCGCCGGAGGCCGCGGAGCTCGCCGAGGGCGCCTTCCTCTTCGCGCTCACCACCGAGGAGCGCGCCCGCAGCGCCGGACTGAAGGTCCTGGCCTACGTCGACGAGGCGCTGGACCAGGACGCCGGCGAGGACGAGACCCTGCTGTGCGGGGCGCCCGCCCCGGCGACCGCCCGCTACCTCGGCGCGGCCGGCGGACTGGCCGTACTGAAGGCGCTGCACGGCCGCCCCGGCACGGTGGCGGTCTCCACCGACGAGAGCGAGAGCGCGGCCGGCGCCCGGCTGCGGCTCACCATCCCCGGCGAGGAGGGCGACGCCGACGGCCCCGCCGCCGAACGCGCCCCGCTGCCCTCGACCTTCGCCACCGACGGCGAGCTGGCCCCCGGCACCCCGCTGCGCGTCCACCGCCAGGTGCCGGTGCTCACCGAGCTGCCCGCGCGGGAGGTGCGCCCCCGCACCCCGTTCCTGCCGAGCGGCGCGCTGGTCCTCACCGACGCCCCCGAGTCGCTCGCGCGGGTGGCCCCCGCCGACGCGCCGCTGACGGTGCTCTCCACCGTGCCCCTGGACGCCCCGCGCCCCGGCTGGCACCACCTGCCCGAGGCCACCCCGGAGGCGGTGCGCGAGGTGCTGGCCGCCGCCGGCCCGGGAGTCACCGCGCTGCGGGTGTTCGGCGACCTCGGCCGCTCCGCGCCGCCCGAGCAGGCGCTCACCACCCCGGTGCCCCGGCTGACCGCCCTGCACGACGCCGCCTACCTGGTGCTCCAGCAGGCGTACGACGACCTGGGCGACCCCGCCGCCTCCTTCGTGGTGCTGCTGCTCGGCGCCGCGTCCGGCGGCGTCCCGCACCCGTACACCGGGCTGTTCTCCGGGCTGCTGAAGACCGCCCGCCTGGAGCGCCCGGAGGCGCTGGGCTACGCGCTGTTCACCTCCGCCACCGACCCGGCGGCGGCCGTCGCCCGTGCCGAGCAGGAGAGCGCCGCGGACCGCGCCTTCCCGGTCGTCTTCGACCTCGACGGGGTGCGGAAGGGGTATGTGCTCCGGGACGAGCCCAACGCGCTGGCCGCCGGAGCGACCGCGGTCCTGGACCGGGAGTCGGTCGTGGTGGTCGCCGGCGGCGCGCGCGGCATCACCGCCGAGGTGGTCAAGGCCGTCGCCGAGCACTTCCGGCCGCGGATCTACGTCCTCGGCAGCAACGCGCTGGACAGCCACCCGGCGGACACCTTCACCGGCACCGACGAGGAGTTCGCCGCCCGCCGCTCCGGCTTCATCAAGGCGGAGCTGGCCCGGCGCGACGGACGCAGCGTCGCCGACATCAACCGCGCCTTCGACCGCCTCGTCAACGCCCGCTGGGCGCGCCGCAACCTGACCGAGATGGAGGCGCACAGCGGCCCCGGCCGGGTGACGTACCTCGCCTGCGACATGCGCGACCGGGACGCGGTGGACCGTGCCATGGGCCGGGTCCTGGACGAGCAGGGCCGGATCGACCTGCTGGTCAACGCCGCCGGGTTGCAGCGCTCCGGGCTGATCAAGGACAAGAGCTTCGCGGAGTTCACCGCCATCCGCGACCTGAAGGTGGACTCCTACCTCAACCTCAAGCACGCGCTGCGCGGCCGGCCACCCCGGCTGTGGTGCAACTTCGGCTCGCTGCTGGGCTACTTCGGGCAGCTGGGGGAGGCCGACTACGCGGCCGCCAACGACTTCCTCGCCAGCGCCGCCACCCATGCCTCGGCGACCACCGCCACCGAGGAGTTCACCATCGGCTGGACGCTGTGGGAAGGCGTCGGCATGGGCGCCGACGAGCTGACCAAGGCGTACTACGAGCGCGCCGGCTCCTACAGCAACATGTCGATCGCCGAGGGCATCCAGCACTTCGTCCAGGAGCTGCACGCGCCGCACCGCCGGCCCTCGGTGGTGCACCTGGGCGAGGCCGAGCGGGCCACGGTGGAGCGCTTCTACCCCGGTTACCTCGCCGGCCCGGCCGCCGCGGACCAGGGGTTCTACCTGCGCCGCCCGGTCGAGCGCAGCGCGACCGCGGTGGTCTACGAGTGCCCCTTCGACCTGGAGACCGACGCCTACCTCGGCCACCACACGGTGCGCGGCGAGGCGACGCTGCCCGGCACCTTCGTCACCGAGATCGCGGCCGAGGCCGCCCGGGCGCTGGTCCCCGACAAGAAGGTCATCGGCTTCGAGGACCTGCGCTTCGAACACTTCCTGCGGGTCTACCAGGACGTGCCCACCGGACCCAAGCGGATCCGCGCCGAACTGGCCGAGACCGTCGGGGACACCACCGTCGTCCAGGTGCGGATCACCGAGGACGTGGTCGCACCCAGCGGCGTGGTGCTCAAGAAGGACCGGGTGCACTTCCTGGCCAGGGTGCTGCTCGCCGACGCCCTGCCCGCCGCGCCCCGCTGGGAGCCGTGGGAGGCCGGCGCGGAGACCCCGGTGCCCGACCCGTACCACCAGTCGGGCGCCCCGGTGATGCTGACCGGCCCCTTCGTCTCCACCACCGACACCCGCATCCACCCGCGCGGCAAGCGGGCCCGCTACGCCCCCGACATCCCGGCCGGCGACCCGGTCTGGTCCCGCTTCACCGTGCCCGGCATCCTGCTGGACGGGCTGGCGCGGGTGGGCGTGCTGGACCTGGTCGACGGCCGGCTGGTGCCGGTGGCCGCGCCGCTCTCCATCCGCCGTATCGACCTGTACGAGGAGACCAGCGACCGCGCCCTGGCCACCGGCGGCGACGTCATCGATCTGTACGTCACCCCGCCCGGCTTCGACCTGGCCGCCGACCGGGTGAGCAACCGCTTCGTCGCCGCCCGCCCGGACGGCCGGATGCTGCTCCAGATGAAGGACCTCCAGGCCACGCTCATCGGCTACATCGACGCCGAGACCGGCGAGGCGGTCCCCGCCGACGCGGCATCGGAGGCCCGCCGATGA
- a CDS encoding acyltransferase domain-containing protein has product MSPSSSAGFTTAFLFPGQGGFDGEALRRARTRYPQVRRVFERIDTATEELYSRRVSELLFGDRKADLRDLLDSDPWASQIAIYGAGLAAHEILTAHGAAPDVLAGHSLGEITALVAAGAFSVEDGVRIVAQRVAVIERQSGIDGRMVALSASAERTGKLLELIDEPLLAVATENHDEQTVVSGPAGVLDRVVVIAGQLGVNAIEIDTPFPFHTPALAPAAPEFAAYVRKLDQHPLARPVYSPILQRYYEPGDALADLLAEHFTRPVRFAAAVRQLRDTGVSVFVEAGGRAALAKLVGRLTSGAPVRALPTLAVLGGRLALDQTLDTLREAGLADRDHGGGLAELLAPAVPAEVFAAYWSERGEMVLELVRGELDAFRKAHDAAAAEPPATVAPEAPASAPAAAEPADGASYDRPRLFDELRALYAEALEYPEDVFEDEVQLEAELGVDSVKQVELLSRVSDRYGLPPRDSGFRLATYNTMGRITDFVLEQLNARGDRAAASASAAG; this is encoded by the coding sequence ATGTCTCCCAGCTCTTCCGCCGGCTTCACGACCGCGTTCCTCTTCCCCGGCCAGGGCGGCTTCGACGGCGAGGCGCTGCGCCGGGCCAGGACCCGCTACCCGCAGGTCCGTCGGGTCTTCGAACGCATCGACACGGCGACCGAGGAGCTCTACTCGCGCCGCGTCAGCGAATTGCTCTTCGGCGACCGCAAGGCCGACCTGCGCGACCTGCTGGACAGCGACCCCTGGGCCTCCCAGATCGCCATCTACGGCGCGGGCCTGGCCGCCCACGAGATCCTCACCGCGCACGGCGCCGCCCCGGACGTGCTGGCCGGACACAGCCTCGGCGAGATCACCGCCCTGGTGGCGGCCGGGGCGTTCTCCGTCGAGGACGGGGTGCGCATCGTCGCCCAGCGGGTCGCCGTGATCGAGCGGCAGAGCGGCATCGACGGCCGCATGGTGGCGCTGTCCGCGAGCGCGGAGCGCACCGGCAAGCTGCTGGAGCTCATCGACGAGCCGCTGCTCGCCGTGGCCACCGAGAACCACGACGAGCAGACCGTGGTCAGCGGCCCGGCCGGGGTGCTGGACCGCGTGGTGGTCATCGCCGGGCAACTGGGCGTGAACGCCATCGAGATCGACACCCCGTTCCCCTTCCACACCCCGGCGCTGGCCCCGGCCGCCCCCGAGTTCGCCGCGTACGTACGGAAGTTGGACCAGCACCCGCTGGCCCGCCCGGTCTACTCGCCGATCCTCCAGCGCTACTACGAGCCGGGTGACGCGCTGGCCGACCTGCTGGCGGAGCACTTCACCCGGCCGGTCCGGTTCGCCGCCGCCGTGCGGCAGCTGCGGGACACGGGCGTCAGCGTCTTCGTCGAGGCCGGCGGCCGCGCCGCGCTCGCCAAGCTGGTCGGCCGGCTCACCTCCGGGGCTCCGGTGCGGGCCCTGCCCACGCTGGCGGTGCTCGGCGGCCGGCTCGCGCTCGACCAGACCCTGGACACCCTGCGCGAGGCGGGCCTCGCCGACCGCGACCACGGCGGCGGACTCGCCGAGCTGCTCGCCCCGGCGGTGCCCGCGGAGGTCTTCGCGGCCTACTGGAGCGAGCGCGGCGAGATGGTCCTGGAGCTGGTCCGCGGCGAGCTGGACGCCTTCCGCAAGGCGCACGACGCGGCGGCCGCGGAGCCGCCGGCCACCGTCGCCCCTGAGGCGCCCGCCTCGGCGCCGGCGGCCGCCGAGCCGGCGGACGGCGCCTCCTACGACCGCCCCCGGCTCTTCGACGAGCTGCGGGCGCTGTACGCCGAGGCGCTGGAGTACCCCGAGGACGTCTTCGAGGACGAGGTGCAGCTGGAGGCGGAGCTCGGGGTCGACTCGGTCAAGCAGGTCGAGCTGCTCTCCCGGGTCTCGGACCGCTACGGACTGCCGCCGCGCGACTCCGGCTTCCGGCTGGCGACCTACAACACCATGGGCCGGATCACGGACTTCGTGCTGGAGCAGCTGAACGCGCGGGGCGACCGCGCCGCGGCGTCCGCCTCGGCCGCCGGCTGA